TCGCCGGACGCCGCCGCGCTGCTCGCCGAGCCGAATAACTCGCTCGGCTTCCATTATTTGCTCGCGCTCGAGCGGCTCGGCGCCCGCATGACGCCGCTGACGATCCGCCGCGTGAAAGCGGGCTATCACGACGCGAATTTCGCGGACGCGTCGATCGCGAGCGCAACGGCGATTCGCAAGCGGCTGCTTGCCGCAAGCGGCGACGCCGCCGAAGCGCTCGACGCCGTCGCCGCGTACGTGCCGGAGGCGACGCTGCGCATCCTGCGGCGCGAATGGGAAGCCGGGCGCGCGCCGATGCATTGGGAGCGGTACCGCGCGCCGCTGTTTCACCGGCTGCTGACGCTGCCGGAATCGCGGCTCGCGGCGCTGCGCGACGTCACGGAAGGGCTAGAGCGCCGCATCAAAAAAGCGCTCCCCGCCCTGCCGCCGGACGCATCCGTGGAGGCGCTCCTCGACGCGCTCAAGACGAAGCGGTATACGCGCACGAAGCTGCAGCGCATGCTGACCGCGGTCTACTTGGACCACGCCAAGGAGGCGCTCGGCGCCGAGTCGCTGCAAGCCGGTCCGCCGGCGCTGCGCGCGCTCGGCTTTACCGACGCCGGGCAGGCGCTGCTCGCGCGGATGAAGCGCACGGCGTCCGTGCCCGTCGTCACCCGCATCGGCCGCGACGCGCACCCGCTGCTCGCGCTCGACGCGGCGGCGACCGCGGCGTACGCGCTCGGCTATGCGACGGCCGGGCCGGACGATTGGTTCGCCGACTATTACAAGCCGCCCGTTCGCGTCTCCTTCTCCGGCAGCGACGCCAAATAATCGAGCGCCTCCCGCAGCGAAGCGACCGGCACGATCCGCATGTTGGTTCCGAGCTCGGCCGCTTTCGCGCGCGCCGCATCCGCGTTGTCCGCCGGGACGAAAAACAATTCCGCCCCTTTGCGCGACGCTCCCGTCACTTTGTGGCCGACGCCGCCGATGCGGCCGACCGTCCCGTCGGGCGAAATTTCCCCCGTGCCGGCGATGACGTACCCTTTCGTCCCGTCCCCTTCCGTAAACCGATCGTAAATTTCCAACGCGAACATCAACCCTGCCGACGGTCCTCCGATCGAGCCGGGCTTCACCGTCACGCGGTACGCCGGATCGACGCTCGCGACGGTCTGGAGCATGCCGTACGTAATGCCGAGTCCCGGCCGCGGCGGATCCGCGTTCGGGATCGGGCGCAGCGTCAGCCGCTCGGACCGTTCGTCGCTTCCGCGGCGGAACGTTACCATGGCGTCGTCGCCGGCCGCTTTGCCCGAGAGCGCCGCCTTGACGTCGTCCTCCGCCGCAAGCGCTTTCCCGTCGATGGCGAGCAGCACGTCGCCCGGACGTAGCGCGCCGTCGGCCGCCGAGCCGTCCATCACCGTGAAGACGGAGATCCCTAGGCTTCGCGGCTCGTACGGGATCCCCAGCTCGCGGTACGCCGCCTCGATCGCGTTCGCGTGAGACGCCCGCATTTGGAGCCGCTGCCTCGCGACGTAATCGGTCCGGCTCGCCCCGCGCGTCACCGTCTGCTTGTCGAGCAGCTCCGCGTCCGGATCGAGCCGCGCCCATGCGTACGCGAACACGTTCGCGTACATCCAGCGCACGGTCGTGAGCATGTAGGCGCCGTCGGTTTCGTCCGCTTCGGGCGCTGCCGGCGTCTCGACCATCGGCCGCGTCGACGCGACCGGCCCCGGCTGATACACGATATATGGCACCGGGACGGCGAACCACAGCAGGAGCGCCGCGGCGAGACCGAGGAACGCCGGCCACGCCGTCCGAAGAAACATTCGTACATTCGGATTCATCGCCGCACTCCTTTCGGGATGGGGCTTGGTCTTTTTCGGACACGCGTTGCGTAAGATGGTATCAGGAACGAGGAATGTCCGGGGGAGTGGGAATGATAGAACGAAGCGAAACCGTCCGCCGGGCGCAGACCGGGCTGCTGGCGGCCGCCGCCGTCGTGTTGGTCGGCATGATCGTCGCTTATCCCGGCGAAGCGTTCGCCGCTTCGATGTCCGGGCTTACCGTCTGGTGGGAGATCGTCTTTCCGGCGCTGCTCCCTTTCTTTATGCTGTCCGAGCTGCTGCTCGGCTTCGGCGTCGTGCACGCGCTCGGCGTCCTGCTCGAGCCGCTCATGCGCGTGCTGTTCCGCGTGCCCGGCGTCGGCGGCTGGGCGCTCGCCGCGGGCTTCGCCGCCGGCTTTCCCGGCGGCGCGAAGGCGGCCGCCGACTTGCGCCGCGACGGCCTCGTAAGCCGCGCCGAAGGCGAGCGGCTGCTCGCCGTGTCGCATATCGCGAGCCCGATCTTCCTCACGGTCGTCGTCGCCGTCGGCTTCCTCGGCCGTCCGGAGCTCGGGCTGCCGCTGACGGCGGTCCATCTCGTCTCCGCGCTCGTCACCGGCCTCATCGTCTGCCGCCTCCCGTCGCGGGACGCGGCGGAGCCGGCGGCAGAGCCGCCCGCGGACGACCGCGGCGGACGGCCGGGGACGGGGCCGCTGCTCGCCATGGCCGAAGCGCGCCGCCGGGACGGCCGCCCGCTCGGCCGGCTGCTCGGCGACGCCGTCGCCTCCGCCGTCCAATCGCTGCTCGTCATCGGCGGCCTCATGATCGTCTTCTCGGTGCTGCTGCGCCTGCTCGGCCTGCTCGGCGTCGCCGACGCGATCCGAAGCGTCGCGCAGCTCGCCCTGACGCCGTTCGGCCTGCCGGGCGCGCTCGCGGACGCATCCGCCGCCGCCCTGCTCGAGGTGCACCTCGGCGCCTATACGGTCGCGCAGGCGGGCGGCGCTTCGGTCTGGGCCGCTGCGCTGCTCGCCGCCGTCGTCGGCTGGGGCGGCCTGTCGGCGCACGCGCAGGTGAAAAGCCTCGTCGGCGGCACTGACCTGCGCTACGCTCCGTTCCTGCGCGCGCGGCTCGTGCATGCGGCCGTCTCCGTCCTCGTCGCGTTCGCGCTGTGGGAGCCGCTGCTCCGCTGGTTCGGCGGCGTCTCGCCGACGTTCGCGGCCGCGCCGGGCGCCGGAGTGGCTGCCGCGGGGCTCGGCGCGCACGGCCTGTGGCCTCACATGCCGGCCATGGCGCAGGCGCTCGCCGCCTTCGCGCTCGCCGCCGCCGTCCTATCCAGCGTCGCCGCCGCGCTCCGCGGAGCCGCCCGCCTCCGCCGCCGCTAGGCGAACTTCGCCCGGAGCGCTTTCTCGACGGCCGGCGGCACCAAATCGGCGACGGGGCCCTGGAACTTCGCGATTTCTTTCACGATGCTCGAGCTGAGGAATGAGTAATCCGGGCTCGTCATCATGAAGAACGTCTCCACGTCCGGGCTCAGCTTATGGTTCGCCGTGGCGAGCTGCAGCTCGTACTCGAAATCGGATACCGCCCGAAGGCCGCGCACGATGACGTGCGCGTTCTTTTTCGCCATATAATTGATCAGCAAATCCCGGAAGCCGTCGATCTCCACGTTCGGCAGATCGGCGGTCACGTCCCGCAGCAGTCCCATCCGCTCGTCGAGCGTGAACAGCGGGTTCTTGGACGTGTTGTTCAGCACCGCGACGATCAACCGGTCGAACTGCTTCGCGGCCCTGCGGATAATGTCGAGGTGACCGTTCGTAACCGGGTCGAAGCTGCCGGGGTATACCGCCACCTTCATCGGACTGTCTTGTTGGGTCGTGCCGCCGTTCATGGCTCCATCTCCTTCGCAAAGCTGAATATGCTGAGGGCGGTGTCTCCGTAATCCGACCTGCGCCGCAGCGCGAAGCCGCCGAACCGCTCCGGATACGCGTGCGACGCTTCGTGCTCGACGACCGCCGTCGCTCCGTCGCGGAGCAGCCCCTGCTTCTCCATAAACTCCAAATATTCATGCGCGTTCTTCATCCGATACGGCGGATCGAGAAACACGAGATCGAACGCGCGACCCCGCTTCGCCAGCGCCCTCAGCGCCTGCATCGCGTCGTTGCGGTACACCTCCGCCGCCGCGTCCACCTTCGCCGCCGCGACGTTCGCCTGCACCGTCTCGACCGCCTTCCGATCGCTGTCGACGAACACCGCGCGCTCCATGCCGCGGCTGAGCGCCTCGATGCCGAGGCCGCCCGTGCCCGCGAACAAATCGAGCGCCTCGCCGCCGTCGAAGTACGGGCCGATCATGCTGAACAGCGCTTCCTTCACTTTGTCCGTCGTCGGACGCGTGCCGGTGCCGGGCACCGGCTTCAGCGAGCGCCCTTTCGCGCTCCCCGAGATGACTCTCATGCTGCTTTGACCTCCATCGCGCCGCTTATCGCAACCGTCGCTTTACCGTTATCGTACCACACGGACGTTTTCTTGAAAAATGTTCCGTCCCCATGTATAAACTTTCCCCAAATGGCAATGCTAGAGCTAACGACATCACGGATGTCGTAGACAACCGCGGAGAAGACTTACGTTTCCCCATAAGCTCTTCGTCCGGTTTCTCCTCTCCCATGAGGGGGCTGCGAAAGCAGCCTCCGAGCTATTGATGCGCAGAGCCTTATCGCTCTGCGTTTTTTTTTGCGCCAAACGCGAAAAAAAGCAGCCGTCGGCTGCTCTTCGTTATGTAGTAGTGGACTCCTTCTCGGCGGCGGCATTCAACACCGGCTTCAACAGATGGTCCAAGAGCGCCTGCTGCAGCGTTCCCTTCATGACCGCCCGCTCTTGAAAGGAGAGACCGAGGCGGATCATCACTTTGACGATTTCCGGCCGCAGCCCCGTAATGATAACCTTGCAGCCCATCATGCCGACCCCGTCGATGACGCTGATCAATTGCCGGATGACTTCGGGCTCCATTTCCACGACGCCGGACAGGTCGATGACGAGCGTCTCGATCCGGTCGGTACCGATTTGCGTGATGACGACGTCTTCGATCGTAGCGGAACGGAACGAGTCGATCGGACCGATCAAAGGCAGGATGGACATCGTCGGCGTCAGCGGAATGATCGGCACCGACAAATCTTCCACCATCTCCCGCTGGGCGCGGATCAGGTCGTCCTTGTACTGCGAATAGCTGATGAACAAATGATTCGAGAACATGTCCATCAGGTCGTTGATTCGCTTCTCCAGTCCGTAGAAGCCTTCCAAATCGAACGTCAGCTTGTTCGCCTTATCGAAATTGTACAAGAAATCCCACATGACGCGCCGCACCGTTTGGATCCACTCGAGCTTGAACGCGAGCGTCAGCGAATGCTTCGCCCAAGCGACGCCCTCCATCTTCGCGAACGAAATGACTTCGTGTTCCCGGCCTTCGACGATATACAGCACCAGCTTGTGCGCGTTTTCGAGCAAATTGATGTTTCCGACCCGCAAAATTTCGTCGATTTTATCCCGGACGTTGACGGCTTCCTGCAGCAATCTTTCTTCGAAGGCACCGCGGTTCATGATAAAGAAATCTTTGAGGTTGTCTGTGTTCGTGTCGATCATTTTCAGAAGTACCACCTCTCTGCGTTTGCTGCCCGTTCCCCTCGGGAAGCGGATCGAAAATCTCGTCCCTTGCTGCTCTTCGCTCTCCACCTCGATGACGCCGTTGTTCTGATAGACGACCGAAAACACGAGCGTAAGCCCCATGCCGGTGCCGGCTTCCTTCGTCGTGAAAAAGGGCGTGCCGAGCAGCCCCAGTTTTTCTTTCGGAATGCCGACTCCGTCGTCCTGCACGAATACGGTGACCGCATCCTCCGAAACCGTCTGGCCGATCGTGATCGTCCCTTCGTTCGGGATCGCTTCGAAAGCGTTCTTCATCAAATTGAAAAACGCTCGTTTCAGTTGATTGCGCTTGCCGTAAATGTACGTCCCAGGCTTTTCGAATTGCTTTACGAGCTCGACGCGGTAAAATTGGTCCTGGAATAACTGGGTCAACATTTCCAGTTCCGCCGCCAAATCGATCGAGACGAACGGTTCGTCGTCCAAATCCGGTTTAGATACCTGCAGCAAATTTTGCAGAATAACGATCGCGTTATTCAACTCGGTCTCGGCGATATCGATGTACTTCGGCTCGTTTCGCTCCTTGAGCAGCTGCAGAAACCCTTTGACGGCCGTCAACGGATTTCGAACCTCGTGCGCGATGCCTGCGGCGATTTGACCCACGGAAGCCAGTTGACTTAGGTGAATATCGCTTTTTGGGCGGCCTTGCGGTTTCTCGGTTCCTGGCATCGTTGATTCCTCCGGTTGGTTCTGCGAATCCGAATCTCCTGAACGCGAGCGTTACGCGCGCATGTTCGCGATTCGCATATGTACGGCTCGTCCGTTCGCGCTTTGCGTATCCTATTATAACGGGAAATTCCTATAAGTTCTATCCCCCGTGGATGATTTATACAAACTTCAGACGATTGTCTCCGCTCGCCGCGCGATAATTTCCTTATTTCGGGGGACACTATTGCCGCTAGCCGACAATCGGACGGAAGGAGGGATTCGGGCATGAACGAGCGCGAAGCGGAAGCCGAATTGGAGCAGGCGAACGAAACGGCGCCGGAGGCGCAGCCGGAAACGGCGGCGGAGGAAGAAGCCGAAACGGTGCACGTCGAGTGGGCGGGATTCATTTGACGCGATCCGCGCCGGACCTCCCCGATTCCGTCGGCGGCGGACGCATCCGGCGGATCGGGTTCGGGAGGGAGCGCGCATGAAGCAAGCACGGTTCCGCGGGTTGAAGCTGCATCATTTGGTCATCGCCCTCGTGGCGGTCTCCGTCCTGCTGACGTTCGCCGTCATCGCGGGCGTCGGGTTTTCGGCCGGGAGGGCGTTGTGGACCGCCGATACGCTGGACGCGCAGCGGCTTAACGCGGCGCAATTGGCGGGAGCGACCGACGAGTTGTTCGCGTCGTTGAAATCCGGCTTGAAAACGGTCGCGGAACATGCCGCCGGCGAGACGGACACACAGCACCTGCACTTATTTCTTGATATCGTACGAGAGGGAAGCGGCTTCAATGTCGCGTTCATCGCCGACGAAAACGGGTTCGTCCTGGATGCGTCCCCGCGGAATCTCGGACTGGTCGGCCGCAAGCTGACGACGGTCGGCGCTCTTGAGGCGCTCCGAGAACGCAAGGCGCTCGTTTCCGAGCCGTATCTTGGCGTATTGAATCGCTTAATCGTGCTGATCTCCCATCCGATCTTCGACGCGCAAGGCCGGTACCTCGGGTTTGCGGGCGGCACGATTTCGCTGCACGAACCGAATTTGGTCAGGGCGCTGATCGGAACGAATCCGTTCAACGAGGCGGGAAGGCACGTGTACGTCCTTTCTTCCGCCGGCAACGTCATTTATCATCCGGACGACGCTCTCGTCGGGAAGAACGCGGCGGCGTTCGCCGACCTGCGGGACGTATTCGCGGCGGGAAGCGAGCAGGAACGAATCGCCGTCTCGCTGCGCCACGGCATGCTCGCCGGCGTCGGATCGGTGCCGGAAACCGATTGGCTCGTCGTCTCCCAAACGCCGCAGCGAACGGTATCGCGCGCCATTCGCCGCATCGTCACGCGCATTTTGCTGTCCGCGCTGCCGCTCGCGGCGCTGATCGTCGCGCTGATTTACGTGCTGGTCCGGTTTATTTCTTCCCCGCTGTACAAGCTGGCCCGGTATGCGGAGCGGCTGTCGGAAGAGCCCGGGGCGGCGCCGGCGGCCGAGCTTCCCGCCATTCACGATTGGAACTACGAGGCGAACCGGCTGTTCGATACGCTGGCGAAAGCGTCCTTCCAAATCCGGCATCGGTTCGATGCGCTGTCGGCGGAAGCGACGACGGATCAACTAACAGGACTATACAATCGACGCATGATGGATCGCCTGCTGCACGAATGGGAACGCCAGCGGCTGCCGTTCTGCTTGCTGGCGATCGACGCCGACCATTTCAAACAAGTGAACGACCAGTACGGGCACCAGGCGGGGGACGAGGTGCTGCAATTTATCGCCCGTCTCGCGTCGCGGACGGTTCGGGGGCAGGACGTCGTCTGCCGATACGGCGGCGAAGAGTTCGTCGTGCTCGCCCCCGGCGCCGACCCGGATACGGCCCGCGCGCTCGCGGAACGGCTGAGAAGCCGTATCGGGGAAACCGCCAGCCCGATCGGCCGGCGGGTCACGGTGTCGATCGGCGGCGCCGCGTTCCCGCTTCACGGAGACACCGCCGAAGAGGTGATCCGCCGCGCCGACGAAGCGTTATATCGGGCGAAGGCGGAGGGGCGGAACCGCGCGATCGTTCACGACTGACGCAAGGCCTCAATTTCCTCGAGGACGCGGGTCAGCTCCCGCAGCCTCTCCCGTCCCTCGTCGTCCAGCTCCGTCTTCGCCATCAGCGCGGCGCGTTCCAGCTCCGCCCGGCGGTACGCGTCCTCCCGCTCGCGCTCTTCCGCCGACGCCGGCGGCCCGTCCGGGCGGCGTTCGTATTCCGCGTACGGCATGTCGTATACGCGCCAGCTGCCGTCCCCGGGCAGCGAGACGACGCGGTTCGCGACCGCCCGCAGAAAATACCGGTCGTGCGACGCCGCGATCAGCGCCCCGGGGTAAGCCGCCAGCGCTTCCTCCATTCGTTCGCGCGCGTCGACGTCGAGATAGTTCGTCGGTTCGTCCAGCACGAGCAGGTTGGCGCCGCTGAAATACAGCTGCAGGAACGCCGCGCGGCACCGCTCGCCCATGCTCAGCTCCCCGATGCGCCGGAACGCGTCGTCCCGCGAGAACAGGAAGCAGCCCAGAATCGTTCTCGCGAACGTCTGCGTCATGTCCGGCACGCGCAGCAGGCTGTCGAGCAGCGTCTCGTTCGGGTCGAGGCCCTCGAGCCGCTGCGAGAAATAGCCGACGCGCAGTTCCGGGTGCCGGCGGACGGACCCGCCCGCCGGCGTCAGCTCGCCGGCGAGAAGCCGCAGCAGCGTCGTCTTGCCCGCGCCGTTCGCGCCGACGACGGCGATTTTGTCGCCGCGCCCGACGGCGAGGCGCCCTTCCCGGACGATCGGCGCCGACTCCCCCTCGTAGCCGAACGCGACGCCCTCCGCCTCGATCAGCGTCTTCGCCTCGAACGTTCCTTCGCGGAACGCGACGCGCAGCTGCTCCGCCTCCCGCGGCTTCTCGACCCGCTCTTTCTCGAGCCGCTCGAGCTCCTTCTCCTTCGCGTGGTACCTCGCCGTATGCTTGTTGGCTCTGGCGGCGTAGTACGGCTTCGTGATGCCTTCCGCCTTCGCCGCGTCCCGGCTCGCCTGCAAATACCACTGCTGATACATCCGGATCGACTCCAGGATGTTCTCCCGCTCCCGCTCCTGCTTGCGGTAAGCGGCGATTTGCGTTCGCCGCTCGAGCTCCTTCTGCTCCCGGTACGCCGCGTAGTTGCCCTTATACGACTTCGCGCCGTCCGGACCCAGCTCGACGATGCGGTCGACGACGGCGTCGAGGAACGTCCGGTCGTGCGACACGACGACGACGGCACCGGGATACGCGCGCAGCCACGACTGCAGCCAAACCACCGTATCGGCGTCGAGATGATTCGTCGGCTCATCGAGGAAGAGCGCCTTCGGCCGGCGGACGAGCAGGCGGGCGAGCGCGGCGCGCGTCCGTTCCCCGCCGCTGAGCGCCGCGAGCGGCAGGCTCCACGTCCGCGGCGGAAGCCCCACCTGCGCGAGCGCCCGCTCGACCTCCGCCTCCCAGGCGTACCCGTTCCGCGCCGCGTACGCATCCAGCGCTTCGGCGTACCGCGCCGCGGCCGCCTCCAGCGCCGACGCGTCCGGCGCTTCCGCTTCGGACGCCTCCCGCAGCTCCCGCTCCCGGCGCAGCAGCTCCTCCCGCGCGGCCGCGAGGCCCGCGTCCGCGGCTCGCACGTAGTCGATCGTTACGGTCGACTCGCTCTCCTCCGGCCGCTCGGGCCGCTGCTCCAGCAGCCCCCACGCCTCCGCCGGCACGAATCGCTGGACCGTGCCTTCGTTCGGCTCGACGTCGCCGCGCAGCACGCCGAGCAGCGTCGTCTTGCCGGCGCCGTTGCGCCCGAAGACTGCGAGCTTCTCCCCTTCGCGCACGTCCATCGTCACGCCGCGAAACACTCTCTGGCCGCCCCACTCTTTCGACACTCCGTTCGCTTTCACAATAAACATATAGAGATTCCCCATTTCCGAATCGTTGTCCGCGCCCCCTCGGGGCCGCGGCGAAGATCCGGCAAACGCAACACGCGCCCGGAAGCAACGCTTCCGGGCGCGAGGAAATCAAAGGATGACGTATGGGGGAACCGGACGACGTCTGAACGACGCCGACGAACGGCGAAAATACGCCGACAAAGAGTCCGCTCCCGCGCGCACACTGATCCCGCTTCCCCCGCCTTTCGGCAGAGCGTTTGCCGCATCTATTCGCGTCAAACCGTCAAGCGCATCGAATCAGTGTACCAGCTCCATCGGTCGTCGGAATCCTCCTTGCGTCATGTTCTGATGATCAATTCAATGGCATCTTACCTTATTTTGGCTCCGAATGCAATCGTTATGCGCCCCCTGCCCGAAACGGCGCCACGTGCACGATGTCGGCGAGCGGAATCCATACCGTCTCCCCCTCCGCCGTCAGCTTCACGTAGCGGCGAATCGGATCGATGCTCGCGACGACGCCGACCTTCGTCTCGTCGCCGTACGCCCCGAACGTCGTCACCGCCGCCGGCGCCCGGCTCTCGAGCGCCTCCGCGAGCGCCGCCGACAGCTCTTCGAGACGCTGCTCGTCGAGCTCCGGCCGCTGCCGCTCGGAGAGCCGCTCGCGGTGCGTGCGAATCGCCGATTTATGCTCCGGCAGCATCATGCGCGACGCCTCCCAGATGCCGTTGCCGCGCAGTTTTTTTCCTCGTATCGCCATGATGAAAGCGCGCCTCCTTGCTTCCGTGTCCTACTCTGCGTCCGTCGTTATTTGTAATGTCCGCCGATTTTCGCGGACCGGCCGTACGCCTGCCCGGCAAGGCCCGCCGATACGGCGCGCACGAGCGCGGACGGGCCGTAGCGCGCCTTGATCGCGTCCGTCGTCCGCTCGAGCGCCCGGTACGTCTCCCGCTCGTCGTCGAACTCGAGCTGGTACGTGTCGTCGCGCGCGAGCCCGCCGAGCGCGATGCTGAGCTGCCGCACCGGCCGGCCGTTCCAAAACTTGTGGAACAGCTCCTTCGCCGCCCGGTACACGTGGTTCGTCGCTTGGGTCGGCACCGGCAGCGTCGTCTGGCGGGAGAAGCCGAACTCGAAGCCGGCTCCCGCGCAGCCGACCGACAGCACCCGCCCCATCACTCCGCGGAACCGGCACCGGCGGCATACCTCCTCGGCCAGCTCCAGCAGCACCGTCTCGATGTCGCGCGCCTCGCCGTAGTCCCGCGGCAGCGTCATCCCGTGGCCGATCGCCTGCTGCGCGCCCTCGTGCGTGCCCGGAGCGACCGGCGAATCGTCGATGCCGTGCGCCGTGCGCCACAGCACCTCGCCGTTGATACCCCAGCGGCGCTGCAGCGTCGCGAGCGGCGTCCGCGCCAAGTCGCCGATCGTATAGATGCCCATCCGGTTCAAATGGCGCATCATGCGGCTGCCGATGCCGAACATGCCTTGGACCGGCAGCTTCCACAGCTTCTCCTCGACCTCCGCGCGGCGCAGGACGTACACGCCCGACTCGTTCTTCTTCGCGTACTGGTCGCACGCCATCTTCGCCAGCACTTTGTTGTCGCTGATGCCGATCCGCGCGTACACCCCCGTCCGCTCGAGAATGTCCCGCTGCATGCGCCGCGCCGTCTCGACCGGATCGCCGTGCATGCGCAGTCCCCCCGTCAGCTCGCAGAACTGCTCGTCGATCGAGAACGGCTCGACCGCGTCCGCGTACCGCTCCAGGATGCGCGTGATTTGCATCGAGACGTCGATGTACGTCTGCATCCGCGGGCGGACGACGATCAGATCGGCGCACTTGTTGAGCGCCTCCCCGAGCCGCTCCGCCGTCGTCACGCCGTACCGCTTCGCGACCGGGCAGGCGGCCAGCACGATGCCCGAGCGCAGCTTCGGATCGCCCGCGACGACGACGGGCTTCCCCGCCGTCTCCGGCCGGCTCGCCTTCTCGACGCTGGCGTAGAAGCTCTGCATATCGGCCATCATGACGACGCGTCCTTCCTTCATGCCCATCACCTTCGCAAAAAAATAAGAATATATGTTCGGCAAGGATACCCCTATTATATACCGAACGTACATTCTTATCCAGAGGCCGAACCGCCTATCGGAACATATTCCATAATTTAAGCAAATGGATCGCGTTGTTCGGATCGATACGCTGGTCGACGACGAAGCGGACGATCCGTTCGACTTCGCCGTCCGTCGGCTTTTCGCCGAGCGCCTTGCAGGCAAGGCCGACGAGGCGCTTGACCGTCGCGCGGTTTTGCAGGTCGGTCTTGGAGACGTTCGCGAGCACCGTCTTCACCCGCTCCTTCGCCGCGCGATCTTTCATTTTCGCTTTGACGCGTTCCACCATGTCCGCGCTGATGCCGTATTTTTCGTATCCGGGCACGCCGCACACCTCCGTCCGGTTTCATTCGCGAGGCTCGCCATATACGTATATGTATGTAGGCCACGCGGCGAAACTGCCTGGCCGGCGAAAACGGACGACCCCCCGGCCGCCGCGGACCGCCTCCATAACGCAAAAAAAGCGGCCCCGCCAGGGACCGCCGTAGTAAAGCCGTTACAACCGAACGAACGAGCCGCGCAGCCGCTCAGGCAACGGGAACCGCTTCGGGTGGAACAGCGCCGCCAGCAGCTCGACGCCGTCTACGAGGCTCGCGCCGGGCATCGTAAACAAGTTCGCGTCGGCGGCGTAGACGCGGCCGGCGGCGACGGCGCGCAGGCCGGACCAGCCCGGGCGGCCGGCGAGCGAGGCGCGCGCTTCCGCGGCCGCCTGCTCGAGCGTCAGGCCGCACGGCGCGACGACGATCGCCTCGGGGTCGAGGGCGAGCGCGTCGTCCCAGGACAGCGCGCCGGAGCGGCCGCCGGGGACGGCGAGCCGGTCGACCCCGCCCGCCGCCGCGATCTGATCCGGGATCCAGTGCCCGGCGCGGAACAGCGGGTCGATCCACTCGAGGAACAGCGCCTCGACCCGCGGGACGCCCTCCGTCGCGGCGGCGGCGGCCGCAAGGCGCGCGCGCAGCGAGGCGAGCAGCCGCTCGCCCGCTTCCGGCGCGCCGAGCTCACGCGCCA
The window above is part of the Paenibacillus sp. genome. Proteins encoded here:
- a CDS encoding PDZ domain-containing protein, producing the protein MNPNVRMFLRTAWPAFLGLAAALLLWFAVPVPYIVYQPGPVASTRPMVETPAAPEADETDGAYMLTTVRWMYANVFAYAWARLDPDAELLDKQTVTRGASRTDYVARQRLQMRASHANAIEAAYRELGIPYEPRSLGISVFTVMDGSAADGALRPGDVLLAIDGKALAAEDDVKAALSGKAAGDDAMVTFRRGSDERSERLTLRPIPNADPPRPGLGITYGMLQTVASVDPAYRVTVKPGSIGGPSAGLMFALEIYDRFTEGDGTKGYVIAGTGEISPDGTVGRIGGVGHKVTGASRKGAELFFVPADNADAARAKAAELGTNMRIVPVASLREALDYLASLPEKETRTGGL
- a CDS encoding nucleoside recognition domain-containing protein, whose product is MIERSETVRRAQTGLLAAAAVVLVGMIVAYPGEAFAASMSGLTVWWEIVFPALLPFFMLSELLLGFGVVHALGVLLEPLMRVLFRVPGVGGWALAAGFAAGFPGGAKAAADLRRDGLVSRAEGERLLAVSHIASPIFLTVVVAVGFLGRPELGLPLTAVHLVSALVTGLIVCRLPSRDAAEPAAEPPADDRGGRPGTGPLLAMAEARRRDGRPLGRLLGDAVASAVQSLLVIGGLMIVFSVLLRLLGLLGVADAIRSVAQLALTPFGLPGALADASAAALLEVHLGAYTVAQAGGASVWAAALLAAVVGWGGLSAHAQVKSLVGGTDLRYAPFLRARLVHAAVSVLVAFALWEPLLRWFGGVSPTFAAAPGAGVAAAGLGAHGLWPHMPAMAQALAAFALAAAVLSSVAAALRGAARLRRR
- the rsmD gene encoding 16S rRNA (guanine(966)-N(2))-methyltransferase RsmD → MRVISGSAKGRSLKPVPGTGTRPTTDKVKEALFSMIGPYFDGGEALDLFAGTGGLGIEALSRGMERAVFVDSDRKAVETVQANVAAAKVDAAAEVYRNDAMQALRALAKRGRAFDLVFLDPPYRMKNAHEYLEFMEKQGLLRDGATAVVEHEASHAYPERFGGFALRRRSDYGDTALSIFSFAKEMEP
- the coaD gene encoding pantetheine-phosphate adenylyltransferase; protein product: MNGGTTQQDSPMKVAVYPGSFDPVTNGHLDIIRRAAKQFDRLIVAVLNNTSKNPLFTLDERMGLLRDVTADLPNVEIDGFRDLLINYMAKKNAHVIVRGLRAVSDFEYELQLATANHKLSPDVETFFMMTSPDYSFLSSSIVKEIAKFQGPVADLVPPAVEKALRAKFA
- a CDS encoding nucleotidyltransferase — encoded protein: MGRVLGVIVEYNPLHNGHAYHLAASKEAAGAEAVVAVMSGHWLQRGEPALMNKWARAEAALHAGVDLVLELPVAYSAQPAEWFAYGAVAALHATGVVDAFCFGSESGDIGALRALAAKLAAEPAEFAALLRERLKTGAPYPAAYADAAGALTGSPDAAALLAEPNNSLGFHYLLALERLGARMTPLTIRRVKAGYHDANFADASIASATAIRKRLLAASGDAAEALDAVAAYVPEATLRILRREWEAGRAPMHWERYRAPLFHRLLTLPESRLAALRDVTEGLERRIKKALPALPPDASVEALLDALKTKRYTRTKLQRMLTAVYLDHAKEALGAESLQAGPPALRALGFTDAGQALLARMKRTASVPVVTRIGRDAHPLLALDAAATAAYALGYATAGPDDWFADYYKPPVRVSFSGSDAK
- a CDS encoding ATP-binding protein is translated as MPGTEKPQGRPKSDIHLSQLASVGQIAAGIAHEVRNPLTAVKGFLQLLKERNEPKYIDIAETELNNAIVILQNLLQVSKPDLDDEPFVSIDLAAELEMLTQLFQDQFYRVELVKQFEKPGTYIYGKRNQLKRAFFNLMKNAFEAIPNEGTITIGQTVSEDAVTVFVQDDGVGIPKEKLGLLGTPFFTTKEAGTGMGLTLVFSVVYQNNGVIEVESEEQQGTRFSIRFPRGTGSKRREVVLLKMIDTNTDNLKDFFIMNRGAFEERLLQEAVNVRDKIDEILRVGNINLLENAHKLVLYIVEGREHEVISFAKMEGVAWAKHSLTLAFKLEWIQTVRRVMWDFLYNFDKANKLTFDLEGFYGLEKRINDLMDMFSNHLFISYSQYKDDLIRAQREMVEDLSVPIIPLTPTMSILPLIGPIDSFRSATIEDVVITQIGTDRIETLVIDLSGVVEMEPEVIRQLISVIDGVGMMGCKVIITGLRPEIVKVMIRLGLSFQERAVMKGTLQQALLDHLLKPVLNAAAEKESTTT